From Temnothorax longispinosus isolate EJ_2023e chromosome 3, Tlon_JGU_v1, whole genome shotgun sequence, one genomic window encodes:
- the LOC139810114 gene encoding uncharacterized protein — protein MGQLPHVRVTFPTSAFQHCGLDYAGPMHIRPIAGRGISSHKAYIAIFVCMATRAVHLEIVDGYSTPAFLGAYSRFCARRGLSASIYSDNGTTFVGADRELKAAFRPALRDPNFLNRTVSDYVLWHFIPPAAPHFGGLWEAGVRSVKHHLRRVVGTHTLTFEEFATLLNENRLSRWQVVRQITERFWKLWQTDYVNTLQQRVKWRKAEKEQIKVGRLVLLRNPLLPPCKWELGRIIQCDAGADDIVRVVTIKTATSEYKRPVVKICLLPIDVEDADRAN, from the coding sequence ATGGGGCAGTTGCCTCACGTGAGAGTGACCTTTCCCACGAGCGCGTTTCAGCACTGCGGGCTCGACTACGCTGGCCCGATGCACATCCGCCCGATCGCAGGTCGCGGGATCTCCTCTCACAAGGCGTACATCGCGATCTTTGTTTGCATGGCCACGCGCGCCGTTCACCTCGAGATCGTCGACGGTTACTCGACTCCGGCATTCTTAGGAGCATACTCGCGTTTCTGCGCCCGACGGGGCCTCTCCGCGTCCATATACTCCGACAACGGAACGACATTCGTCGGCGCGGATCGCGAACTTAAAGCCGCGTTTCGCCCAGCCCTGCGCGATCCGAATTTCCTGAATCGAACCGTTTCCGATTACGTTTTATGGCACTTTATTCCTCCGGCGGCGCCGCATTTCGGCGGGCTGTGGGAGGCCGGAGTCCGAAGCGTGAAGCACCACCTCCGAAGAGTGGTGGGCACGCACACGCTCACCTTCGAGGAGTTCGCGACTCTTCTCAATGAGAATCGGCTTTCGCGTTGGCAAGTGGTCCGGCAGATAACCGAACGATTTTGGAAGCTGTGGCAGACGGACTACGTCAACACGTTGCAGCAACGGGTCAAGTGGCGGAAAGCCGAGAAGGAACAAATTAAAGTAGGGCGGCTCGTGCTGCTTCGAAATCCCTTACTACCGCCATGTAAGTGGGAGTTAGGCCGCATAATTCAGTGTGACGCGGGCGCCGATGACATCGTGCGCGTGGTCACGATAAAGACCGCTACGTCCGAGTACAAGAGACCCGTCGTCAAAATCTGCCTGTTACCGATCGACGTCGAAGACGCCGATCGGGCGAATTAA